The Rhinolophus ferrumequinum isolate MPI-CBG mRhiFer1 chromosome 6, mRhiFer1_v1.p, whole genome shotgun sequence genome has a window encoding:
- the LOC117022812 gene encoding granzyme B-like, translating to MKHYKTREELEVPEPTCTSFLSRGLKDSAEEHQRSNLGSFPGKMWPFLLLLLLAFLLPPRAEAEEIIGGHEAKPHSRPYMAYIQFVDKGEKKICGGVLVRENFVLTAAHCSGSSIIVTLGAHNIKQQEKTQQVFQVTKAIPHPDYNPKNISNDIMLLQLERNIKLTKAVKPLRLPRGKDSVRPGQKCSVAGWGQVTLMGTLANTLQEVELTVQEDWECKSYLRNYYDPAIQICAGNPTEKKASFQGDSGGPLVCQHVIQGIVSYGRKNGTPPRAYTKVSSFLPWIKKTMKKA from the exons ATGAAGCACTACAAAACCAGAGAGGAACTTGAGGTCCCTGAGCCCACCTGCACCTCCTTCCTCTCCCGGGGGCTAAAAGACAGCGCGGAGGAACACCAGCGATCCAATCTGGGCAGCTTTCCTGGGAAGATGTGGCCATTCCTGCTCCTGCTTCTGCTGGCCTTTCTACTGCCCCCCAGGGCAGAGGCAG AGGAGATCATCGGAGGACATGAGGCCAAGCCCCACTCTCGCCCCTACATGGCCTACATTCAGTTTGTAGATAAGGGGGAGAAGAAAATATGCGGAGGTGTCCTTGTGCGAGAGAACTTTGTTCTGACGGCAGCTCACTGCAGCGGAAG CTCAATCATTGTCACACTGGGGGCCCACAACATCAAGCAACAGGAGAAGACCCAGCAGGTCTTCCAGGTGACAAAAGCCATCCCCCACCCAGACTATAATCCCAAGAACATCTCCAATGACATCATGTTACTGCAG CTGGAGAGAAATATCAAGCTGACTAAAGCTGTGAAGCCCCTCCGCCTACCCAGGGGCAAGGACTCGGTGAGGCCAGGACAGAAGTGCAGTGTGGCCGGCTGGGGACAGGTCACCCTGATGGGCACTTTAGCAAACACTCTACAGGAAGTGGAGCTGACTGTGCAAGAGGATTGGGAGTGTAAAAGCTACTTACGAAATTATTATGACCCTGCCATTCAAATCTGCGCGGGGAACCCGACAGAAAAGAAGGCTTCCTTTCAG GGAGACTCCGGGGGCCCTCTTGTGTGCCAACATGTGATCCAGGGCATTGTCTCCTATGGAAGAAAAAATGGGACACCTCCACGGGCCTACACCAAAGTCTCAAGTTTCCTGCCCTGGAtaaagaaaaccatgaaaaaaGCCTAA